One genomic window of Fusarium fujikuroi IMI 58289 draft genome, chromosome FFUJ_chr01 includes the following:
- a CDS encoding related to pre-mRNA splicing factor: MARNSEKAQSMLFRFREAQAADLGIIDAGRTRRPKLITEVSAIPACEKWRGQVLKEISRKMSRIQDPILSDYQIRDLNDEINKLMREKHMWEIQIRNLGGPNYMRGGGKIYDEQGREIPGSGKGYKYFGRARELPGVKELFEAAKSQGEEKPLEERHDMRRNVDAAYYGYAPDEEDEEMLAYEAEKERQAVEHLLKTGSKDVPEGWEPLPGDSGDGITWDLPTLEEVQEELIDRRRRRLLEQL; encoded by the exons ATG GCACGTAACTCGGAAAAAGCTCAGTCTATGCTGTTTCGCTTCCGCGAAGCCCAAGCAGCAGACCTAGGCATCATCGACGCCGGCCGTACACGTCGACCCAAGCTCATCACCGAAGTCTCAGCCATTCCCGCCTGTGAAAAATGGCGCGGCCAGGTCTTGAAGGAAATCTCGCGCAAGATGTCACGGATCCAGGATCCTATCCTCAGCGACTACCAGATCCGCGATCTCAACGACGaaatcaacaagctcatgcGCGAGAAGCACATGTGGGAGATTCAGATACGCAATCTCGGGGGACCGAACTACATGCGCGGCGGAGGCAAGATCTACGATGAGCAAGGACGCGAGATACCCGGTAGTGGgaaaggctataaatactttgGCAGAGCGAGAGAGCTGCCGGGTGTGAAGGAGCTGTTTGAAGCAGCGAAGAGCCAAGGCGAGGAGAAGCCGCTTGAGGAGAGGCATGATATGAGGCGGAATGTTGACGCGGCGTATTATGGGTATGCgcctgatgaggaggatgaggagatgcTGGCGTatgaggccgagaaggagaggCAGGCGGTTGAGCACTTGCTCAAGACGGGGAGTAAGGATGTGCCGGAGGGGTGGGAGCCGCTGCCGGGGGATAGTGGTGATGGGATTACGTGGGATTTACCGACGTTGGAGGAGGTGCAGGAGGAGTTGATCGAtcggaggagaaggaggcttcTGGAGCAGCTGTGA
- a CDS encoding related to oligosaccharyltransferase 48K subunit, with the protein MRSLLSLVVFLFAALVSAVSTTGNRLLVILDTPKDKEAYSTFFRDLSERGYDIAYETPKSDALTLFKYGERTYDHLVFLPTKIKGLGPNLTPNAIVDFINAGGNILLTMSATHKVPVTLVSVLDQLDVTIPAERNGKVVDHFTYDAVSAAETHDTLVLDAPRNVRPGLKDYFEIPGAFISVPHAIGHTLGSGPLLTPVLRAPPTAYSYNPKEQGDTVEPDELFAAGKQLALVSVFQARNSARVTVVGAAEMLQDKAFDTKVTRQGGKAIFPANKEFITNLAGWTFQELGVLRVNKIEHHLKGDNETNPELYRIKNDVTYSISVSEYAWNDWQPFHLPEGDHLQLEFSMLSPFHRISLKPIHVGEDETVYGTDFVLPDQHGIFNFMVNYKRPFLTNVEEKRTVSVRHMAHDEYPRSYVINGAWPGLTGISATIVGFLSFCIVWMYSQPVKPVAGAKKTQ; encoded by the exons ATGCGGTCACTCTTGAGCCTCGTGGTCTTTCTCTTCGCGGCGCTGGTTTCGGCCGTGAGCACAACTGGTAATAGATTACTGGTCATTCTCGATACgcccaaggacaaggaggcgTATAGTACATTTTTCCGTGATCTGTCTG AACGGGGTTATGATATCGCGTATGAGACACCAAAGAGCGATGCCTTGACGTTGTTCAAGTATGGCGAGAGGACTTATGACCATCTAGTCTTCCTccccaccaagatcaagg GTCTGGGACCCAATCTGACTCCCAATGCCAtcgtcgacttcatcaatgCCGGCGGCAACATCCTCCTGACCATGTCTGCTACCCACAAGGTCCCTGTTACTCTCGTCTCCGTCCTCGACCAACTCGACGTTACCATTCCCGCTGAGCGCAACGGCAAGGTCGTCGACCACTTCACCTACGACGCTGTTTCCGCCGCCGAGACACACGACACCCTCGTCCTCGATGCTCCCCGCAACGTCCGTCCCGGTCTGAAGGACTACTTTGAGATTCCCGGCGCATTTATCTCCGTTCCTCACGCCATTGGCCACACTCTTGGCTCAGGACCTCTTCTTACACCCGTTCTTCGAGCGCCCCCTACCGCTTATAGCTACAACCCCAAGGAGCAGGGTGATACTGTTGAACCTGATGAGCTGTTTGCTGCTGGAAAGCAACTTGCGCTTGTCTCTGTCTTCCAGGCTCGCAACTCTGCGCGCGTCACTGTCGTTGGTGCTGCTGAGATGCTGCAGGACAAGGCCTTTGACACCAAGGTTACTCGACAGGGTGGAAAGGCTATCTTCCCTGCCAACAAGGAGTTTATCACCAACCTGGCTGGTTGGACATTCCAGGAACTTGGTGTTTTGCGAGTTAACAAGATTGAGCATCACCTCAAGGGTGACAATGAGACCAACCCTGAGCTGTACCGCATCAAGAACGATGTT ACCTACAGCATCTCCGTCTCCGAGTACGCCTGGAACGACTGGCAACCCTTCCACCTCCCTGAGGGTGACCACCTCCAGCTCGAGTTCTCCATGCTGTCTCCTTTCCACCGCATCTCCCTGAAGCCCATTCATGTCGGCGAGGACGAGACTGTCTACGGCACCGACTTCGTTCTTCCCGACCAGCACggcatcttcaacttcatggTCAACTACAAGCGACCTTTCCTGACTAAcgttgaggagaagcgaaCTGTCAGCGTTCGACACATGGCTCACGACGAGTACCCCCGAAGTTACGTGATCAACGGTGCTTGGCCCGGTCTGACTGGCATCTCAGCCACTATCGTTGGATTCCTGTCATTCTGCATCGTGTGGATGTACAGCCAGCCTGTCAAGCCAGTCGCTGGCGCTAAGAAGACGCAATAG
- a CDS encoding probable NADH2 dehydrogenase (ubiquinone) 9.5K protein, ubiquinone-binding has translation MSAAPLFWQTPLKYCRWAARERPALFWSVIIGAAGPVAMPIVPPIRHYFGDIDAPPVPVTYPIPSGPRKQLTGYDD, from the exons ATGTCTGCCGCTCCTCTCTTCTGGCAAACTCCCCTCAAGTACTGCCGCTGGGCAGCCCGCGAGCGTCCCGCCCTCTTCTGGTCCGTCATCATCGGCGCAGCAGGCCCCGTCGCCATGCCAATTGTTCCTCCGATCCGACACTACTTTGGCGATATCGATGCTCCTCCCGTTCCCGTCACCTATCCCA TCCCCTCTGGTCCCAGGAAACAGCTCACCGGCTACGACGACTAA